The following nucleotide sequence is from Vanrija pseudolonga chromosome 4, complete sequence.
cgccgcgccgctgcttcctgcgtgcgccgccgccgttgccgttgctCCCACCGCCTGGTGTCGCCGGTGCGCTGCCTGGGCCggggctcgacgcgccgtcccGCTTCAAGCCGTAAAagtcgcgcagctgctcgcgccgtgctgctcgcCTTGCGTCGGCTGCCGCGTTGTTTGGGGTGCGGGTCGGGCTGAGCACGCGCTCGGGCACCGGTCCGGAGGGCGTGGACGGCATCGAGGAGGTCcgtggtggtagtggtgtTGTTGCcatggttgtggtggtggtgaaaCAGGCCGTTgctggtcgtcgccgttggtgGTTGTTTAAGGTGAACTGGACGTGGAGGTcggggcgtggtggaggtggtggagaAAGGCGTACAATTGTTGCATGCCTAATTTCCGCGCCTACATTCGCGCCTACCTTCactggttgttgttgtcaaCTTTGTCCATTTGTGCCGATGCGCGATTATGCACAAGGCAATGCATGTCGCTGTCCCAACTCGTACCCCGACGCGTACGCGTCTCCGAGAAACGCggtgcacgtcgtcgccgatcatttctcggcgtcgacgtcggtccAAGATCGACGCACCGCAAAATGTAAACAATGGCTGTTGGCAGTGACGACATGCGCTGCAGCAAGACGTTTCGGGCGGTGCCTCTTTGTCCCAAGATCGCCTGTTATCAGTCCTCAAACACGCAACGCCGCAGCATTTCATATTCTTGGTATTCTGGTAGAGCACCGCAACTTGGGGGCTTGCTATAGATATGTCTAATGCGCAGATGGGCGACAAGGCGGTGTGCAGTATGGCAGATCGTGGCACTGTTTGCGATCGACTTCGGCAgtgcctcgtcgaccgagaGTGACCTCCCCGACCGGATCAGCTCCCCAAGACCCGAAGCGCATGGCCCGAAGTCCTCGACCCAGCCTCCACAAGCAGCTAgtccgacgccgcggtgtCGAAATTCCGTCCGCCCAGGCCGGACGCGAGGCGAGACGACGCCCGAAGCGGTCGCTGAGAGCACCAGCCAGATCGCGCGACCCAGATGAGATCGCCCACTGTCGCTGCCACCATGCCGGATCTCATTGTCCCATGGCCCACCGATCCACCGAGCCCACACCGGTGCAGACCCCGTGACGCGACAAGCGCCGTCAATAGCGTTGCTCGAAATCGCGCAGTGGGGAGGTTGGAACCAAACACAGATCTGGGGCTGGACGCGGGGTGCAGGcagcgcacgacggcgccgctgcgctcagcgaccgagccgagcagaagcgctgctgcttgcctTGTCCGCGCCGCATTCCGACGACTGCACTAGCCGCGAGTGGGACGAGGCTTGGCATCGGAGTGGTGGTGCTTGACACGGCTCTCAGTGGCGACtggctcggccgccgtcgtcgtaaGCTCTGCTTGGTGCATTTTGTTGTGTGACGGGCTGTAATTTGTCTTGGCGGGTTGGAgacggggcggcggcgaggacggcatcGTTGACGTAGGTCGCTGCAAGTTGGCCGAATGGTTGccgtggtgctgctgccctgGTGCCTTCCCTCGGCCGCTGCCAGCTGGTCTGTGCGTCAGGGGCAGCCCTACGGCGCATTCTCCAGTGACGTCGAGATAACTCGCTTTTCCCTGACACGACACTGGAGTCACGCCACTTTTGGTGCAGCTGCTGTGCGCCCCTCCATTGCGCCCCCTGCGCCCTCTGCTGTTTTGCCCGAAACACGCGCCAAAAGCAAAAGAAAGTTGGTCGGAGCCAAGAGCGCAGTCATCTGGCCGTCCTCGTCTTGCTGCCTTTCGCCACCGGCACAGCGAACGCACTGCTCttgctcctcctgctcctgctcctctcGACTCACTCCACTTGTTCGGTGCACCGGCCTCACCCGAACAAGCACTACTTAACCAGGCGACGCCAGACGCCAGAGCACGTTCCACCCCATCGATCCATCCGAACCACACAACAACGCCCCAGCCAGGCCTCGACGACTTTTTTTGCGCCCAACCCCCTTCTTAAAGGACTACCAACGCGCCAACACCGCTCAACTAGTCTCCTCGTCTAACAAACCATCGCCACTCGAAACACATCCAACATGTCCCGTGTCAGCACCATCCACACGGCGCTCTTTGCCTTTTGTGCCTTCTGGTCCCTCCTGGTCTGGACAGTGACAGCAGGGTTCCTCAGCAAGATTAACGGCGCTCGTGAGTAAAGGGGGGAGAGAGGAgccggaggagggggtgCAACATATGGGGCGCGGAACGGGCggaggggtgggtgccaGCAtaggggaggcggagccgggtggaggggtgggtggtggcatactTCTTGATCGCTTCGCGATcataggggtgggtgggcgggcgatgtcttgctcgcgccagcagggtgggtgggtgggtgggcgaccTTCCTTCCTCGCGAGCaacgctcgagggcgggcgggtgggccaccttcctcgggGCGGGTGACTCAAccgcgagcggagcgaggggGAGTGTGGATGAGGGCGGCCTtgaccttcctcgccttcctcgcgctgTGGCCTTTGGCGATCCAACACGCCGTCGGCTCCGACATCGCACCCACcgtcgaccgccgccgccgcggtcaTGCCAGCGACCCCCGTTGTGTCCATGAGCAGTGTCTTCCTCCCTCAACCCCAACTTATGCTAACCTCCCCCAGTCAAGGGCTACCGCTACTTTGGCGATGACCCGTACACCAACTCGGTCAAGGCCATCCTCGCCTGGGGCCTCATCAGCATGGTCTACTTCATTGCCCAGTGAGTCGATGTTTCCTGCCACCGCTACGCGTCGTGGGGACCTGGTGCCaagcctccttctcctccccaCGGCTTTGTTTGTCTAAAggacacacacacacgcgcacACATTTTCCAGATCCAAACAAACAACGcacgcgccaccgccgccaccgccgcatGGACCTCTAGCTAACCCTGCACAGCCTTGTCGTGCTCCTCTTCGTCAGCTCGGAGAACATTTTCGTGTCTGTCATTTCCGATGTCAGCGCCCTCGGCTTCCTCTGGCTCTTCGGTATCGTCTCGGTCGGCATCCTCTCGCAGTGGGGCAGCCTCTTCTCCGACTACGGAGGCCCGACTGGCAGGTGAGTGACAACGGGTGACATGTTCATGTCGTGGCGGTGACACGTGCTCACGCGCTTCAGCCTTGGCTCTGCCGTCCTTGGTCTCGGCTGGATCTTGGTCCTGACTGTAAGTGTGACAGTGCCATCGTGCACTGACAATTCCAGCAAATGGGCCTCCTTGCCTGGGAGCTCATCTACACGGCCATCCACTACGGTGGTGCCTTCTCCTCGTGGCGCTCTAGCTTCCACGACCTCAACgacggtgtcggcggcgcgcgcttcgGCACCGGTGCCGGTGTCTCCAGCGAGCCCAAGGTCGTCACCGCTCAGGCCCCTCTCTCGGTCTAAGCGCTGCCGTGTCACGTCTATCTCTGTCATCAAAGTTTACGCTGTCACGGTTACCGGTCTTTGGTCTATTTCCGCGGCGCTTTGCAAGCGACGCTGGTTCTCTTCGAGTTCTGCCCGGGTGTCCGGATGTCAGTTATACACGTGCTGGCCCAGACACTGCTAACGGGATGTGTAGCGTGTGATAAATGAACGTATAATGTGGTGTTGGGGTGTGGCTGCCGGCGCGGAGCGTGGGCGTAGGCGAGAAGTCAGACCCGATGTACCGCGGGTGCCACGCATGTGGGAGATCGCGTATGCATCAAGTCGTGAGCGTGTgcacgcgcggcgacgcgacgaatGCTGGGTGCTGACAGCAGCTTCGCGGCTGATTGACGACGCCAGCGGAGCACGGCCGCTTATCACCCCGCATCGGTCCTGAaccggcgcggggtcggcAATGCGCGATACGATAACAATGTCATGGCGGCCAGCGACCAGCGGGCATACCTCACACATAAGGAGGCGagggtgccgccgcctgcgcatTTCGGGTGTCCGCTACAGCCGTCGGGCGACGCGAAACGCGCCAACCTCAGCATCACGAATCAGCCTgcgctgggtgggtggaaaCAGGCTGAAAGTGAATGTGGACATGTGACcttcccgccgccgccacccaaaCAGCTCGGCTACGTGCTGCCCGGCgagtcggtcgtcgtcgccgccgtcgcgtgaGCTAAGCCAATCCACACCTGTGCATTCAACACACTGCGGCATCCCCCTCACAACACGATGGCGTCCCTCAACCTCCGCTCGctgggcgtcgagctcgactccGTCCGccgtgcacgcgcgcgcagtgcaagcgacgccgcggcgtcgcctgACGGCCTGGCgctccccgccccgccggcgaTCGAGAcggacgaagacgacgaagAGGCGTCCACGTCCTCCGAGGTGCCCGAGTCGCCGCTCACGAGCCCCGAGACGCGCACACGGCCACtaccggcggcgagcagcaagcgcgtcgccgagcccgaggggGAGGCacagccgctgccgctctgCCTGCTCTGCTtctcccgcccgcccagcgcagTCCTACTACCATGTACGCCCtctccgccgcccgctgccaGCAAGCTGACCCTACCCCAGGCGCGCACCTCAACCTGTGCTACCTCTGCGCCCCGCTCCTCATGcacaagaaggccaaggccgagtgTTTCCGCGACGCTGCGTTGCCGGCGGGGCAGGCCGAGCCGCCAAACCCCAGAGCGGGGTACGCCGCTGCGCTGTCGCGCGCGGTCGGGAGCAGCCCGAAGGCCCGCAGGCTGAGTATGGGCGGGTATGTTGCCCCTCGCGAAGGCATGCGCGGGGGCGAGATGCGCGGGCGGGACCTGCTGTCTGCTGTCGACGgcccggcagcagcgggcagTGGCatcgcggccgcgaccgacgccgacgggcgcgtGCGGCTACGCCTCGAagggtgcggcgcgggcgcaCAGTGCCTCGTGTGCCGCGCCGACGTGTCCGGCTGGCTGAGGGTATATACCGGGTGAATAATGCATGGTGTGGCTACGAcgtgcgctcgcgctcgcagagcacctcggcgacgtcgtgcgcgaTCGAGGCGAGGAAGCCGGCGTGGTCGTTCGCCGGGGTCCAGCCTGCTGACCGCGCGTTGGACCCGACCGCCCGGCTCACGGCCGTTTGATACGTCAGCTGTGTGTCAGCGAGTTCGTGGACGGCGCGTACCTCGAGCGCGTACTGCCTCCGCTCTTCAGGACTGAGCGCAGACGGAGTcgccgtgccgagctcgcggacgGCGATCTCGCGCCCGATGGCGTCGGCTACCTCTCGCAGCGTGTAGTACCCGTTCTCAGCGATGAAGTGTCTTGGCCCttccgcgccggcgagagcACGCGCAAACACGAGCGCGTACAACGCTGCCAGGTCGTCAACGTGCACGTGGTTCCACGTCCACTGTGCGTCATTGTTGCCGAGCagagctggcgcgcgccggtcgaGCGCGATACGGATGAGGTTGGGCACCTGCCACGacaggcgcgcggcgtgccctgccgccgcgaACGGGTTGCTTGCTGGGCCGTACACGCACGACGGGAGAAGCGTGTAGCAGCGCACATATCCTGCTGCGTTCGCCTCGTCGATtagcgcgtcgtgcgcgcgccgcggcgtgtcCGGGACGGCGGAGAGCGGGCTTTGGCCGGGAGGTAGCTCCGCCGCGTCAGTGTACACTGTCAGCTTGGACGGCGGGCCAAAGTCCACGTCCCACGCCTCGAGGTCACCGGGGCGGAGCACCCGGTCGAGCACGTCACACCCCGATGTGTGGAGGTAGACTAGTCTCTGGCGCGTGGCCTCGAACTTGTGCCGCGCGGAGGTGAGAATCGCGGAGGTGAGCGTCGGCATCTCGCTCCCGAGGCAGTTGACCACTGCGTCCGAGGCGACCACATGCTCGgacagcgcggcgtcgtcgagcgcataGACCGCTGTCGTGATGCTGCCGGCGTGGCCCTTGCTCGCTAGGCTCGCGATCGCGCTGAGGGCTGCGCAGTTGCGCCCATACAGCGTGAAGCTTGCGTCCCAatgcgaggcgaggagggcgtgcAGGACCGCCGAGCCGATGAAGCCTGTGAGCGTCAGTCTGCGCGTCACACCTCACGcacccgtcgcgccgaggaagaggatgCGCTGGGCTGGCGCAGCGCTGGCTTCCGCGCGAGCTGTCGTCTGGCTCATGGTCGATGACTCAAGTGTTGAAGGCCGCAACCAAACatggccaaggacgaggcggccaaggtcTTGGATGACGTCAAGAGTTCGGCCGAGCACTTTGGCAGCAACATttcccgccgacgcgcgtcGAGCAAACACGAGTATGCAAGTATGCATACCGCCAGCGGTTCGGTGCGCGGGACGCGACACACACGAGACGCATGCACCTCGGTGCGCGTCCCCgaggccgcgtcggcgcgtcgacgcgcttcgGGCCTTGGTTGTCGCTGGATCGCTGGTCGCCGCTCCTACCACTTTCGGCCCGGTCCGATGCACCACATGCGACCACGGAGCCGAGTTGCGCGCAAGTCGACTGGAGCTTCATCATCGCGCTTCGTCAGTGTTGGTGGTCACTTATATCTCTGGGCAACACCATGGGCACACTGCAGAACATGCCCACGCTtacgcccacgcccagcatGGCCGAGAAGAGCGGGACACGCACTCCTCCGGAGTCGACGCCGGAGCGCAAGCCCGCGCCTCCGCCGACCCGCGCCCAACGCGCCCTGCTCACGCTGTTCAAGCTCTGCACGTTGCTCATCTGCGCCGTGGCCATCCGCTCGGCCTACAACCCCGAGCCGCTGCTCCGCCTGCCCGACTTCTTCGGCAAACACAAACACAAGCACAAGCATCCGCACCGATGGGACGCGGGCAAGCCCGTCTTCCGCACGCCGGACGCAACGCTCGGCTGGCACAAGTGTCCCGACAACCCCGCCAACCAGACCTTTTACTGCGCGTTCTTCGACGCCCCGCTCAACTGGaacgaggtggaggagaaCCCCGACGAGAAGGACTGGCGCAAGTGGAAGGGCGgggacaaggtcgtcgacacggcgcgcatCTTCCTGCGCATGTACCCCGCCACGAGCCCAGACCGGCTCGGCTCGATGCTGTTCAACCCCGGCGGGCCTGGCGGATCGGGCAACGCGTTCCTCtaccgcctcgccgaggagttCAGCAACATCACCGAGGGGCGGTACGACCTCATTGGGTTCGACCCGCGCGGCGTCAACATGACGAGCCCGCGCATGAAGACGCACGACAACGCGTACGCGCAGGCCCTGTTCAAGGTCGCCAACCAGCCGCCCGTGCAGGAGGGCGACCCGACCAACCCCGTCAACACGAGCATCCCGGagcaggtgggtggtgcaGAGGGAACCGCCAGCTGACGACGCCAGTTCGACCGCGAGTACGCCCGCCTGGCCAAGATCCAGCAGCTGGGCGAGACGCAGTTCACGCTCGTGCGCAACTTTACCACTGAGAAGGAGCGCAAGTCGGTCTCGACGCCGTTCATggtgcgcgacctcgcggcgattgtcgacgcgctcggcgacaaggacCGTCTGCTCAACTACTGGGGCTTTAGCTACGGCACGATTCTCGGCGCGCACTTTGCGGCCATCAAGCCTGAGCGCGTGGGCCGGCtggtgctcgacggcgtgtcgCGTGAGTAGCAGCTGAAGTGGCGGCAGTGCTGACCCCAGACTCGGGCGACTACACCGGCTCGCTTGAGGCCTGGGGCCAGTCGTCCATGACGGACACGTTTAAGACGTATGAGCAGTTCTTCCTCGAGTGTGTCAAGGCTGGCACGGCGCGAtgtgcgctcgccgagcgcgtgcccGCCAAgctggacgacgagacggacgaAGCATACATCCCAcgcgcggccttctcgctCATGATCCAGACGGGCGAGTTCTTGAATGCGTTGTGGAAGAAGCCCCTCGTGGTCAAGGAGAGCAAGTACGGCCCCGGGATCGTGACTGCCGAGCAGGTCTCGCTTGCGGTGAGTAGTTGAGTTTAGAGCTCGCTTGCTGACCCCGGCCAGCTCGGACAAATGCTCTACCAGCCGGTGCGGTGGCAGGGTGTAGCTATCGCGTTGCACGAGGCCATGAACGGCAACGCgaccctcgcgcgcgactACCTCCCGCAGCCGTGGcacgaggcgctcgtcgccgaccccgaaaaggcgcgccgcctcgacacGGACAACGTGTTTGGTGAGCCCGTCGCAGAGACAGACTCGGCCATCTTCTCCATCCTGTGCAGCGACCAGCCAGCGATCaacgaggacgcgctcggcgacctcgtccacctcaGCGGTGATGTAAGCGCCCGGCGTTTGTTTGTGGCAGCACCGCTGACGCCACCCAGCTCCTTCTCAAGAGCCCCCTCGCACCCCTGTGGATGCTCATCATGACGCCGTGCACAAAGTGGGCTGACCGCCCGTACGAGCGCTACCCCGGCCCGTGGACGCGCAAAGAGGGCCTGAGGAAGCCCAAGAACCCGATCCTGTGGATCGGGAACACGTATGATCCGTGGGTATAGAttccggcgcggcgggcgcgatAGCGCTGACTGACTTTAAAACACAGCGTCACGCCACTtgcgtcggcgcagcgcatGGTCGAGGGCTTTGGGCCCGACTCGTCCCGCCTGCTCGTGCACGACGGCAGGGGCCACTGCACGTCTGCCGAGCCGTCGCTGTGCACGGGCAAGGCGCTGTCCGACTTCTTCGTGCGCGGTATCCTCCCAGCCGAAGGCACCGTGTGTAAGGCGGAAGAGGGTTTCATCTTCCCAGACAAGAATGCCACGCTGGCcgttgccggcgccgacgcccagctGTATGACGTCTTGCGTCGCATCGCAGAGCGCCAGGCCGAGCACTAGGCTCGTAATCGTACTCCGCTGGAGCTGCAGCGACCGGGCGCCGTGCATCCCGCCGAGGCAGtgagaagcagcagcagtttATAGAATGATGCAGCGtcaccgaccgaccgagcaGGAATGTGGAAAGAGATTGGGTGCCTGCCACTAGCcgaggcgcggggcggggcaggcgcTCGCGTATCGCGGTGTTGCTAAGgtgggcgcgctgggcgttgTCTGGGCGTAAGGTAAGCAGCAGAAGTCAGCAAGTGCGCCTTGTATTGTCTCGACGCTTACATGCCCATCGGGCACGGCAAGACAACAGCAGCGGGGCACAGTGAAAGCACCAAAGTGGCGATTTAGCCGCGCGAGGGGCACAGATCAGCTGATCGCTTCTCGCGATCCTTCGGCGcccggcaacgacgacgacgctaACAGATTGTGCCAAGCACAGATCGATACATAAACGCAGGCTTCTCCGCCTTGACTTGGTCAACCATTGTGCTCTGCCTCGTTCCCCCGCGATGCACTactacgccgtcgccgccgccattgccGCCCTGCTGGCCGTCCGAGTCTACTCGGTCCGCAGGGTGCGCTTCGACCGATACAAGGCCCTGCACGAGCGCTACAAGCACCTCGTGGCCGACCCGAGCAAGATGACGTACCAGGAGTCGGAGGACATTCAGAAGGTCATGCAGAGTTATGTGAgttggcgagcagcgcgcccaaggtgcgctgcgcgcggttAGTGGTCGCGACGACTCGAGTTCTGCGTGGCGCCTCACCATCAGTCCCCGGCCTGCTAACCCCCACCCAGGACATGCCGTGGATCGCGgtcctctccctctcctTCGCCCTCTTCAAGACGTACGCGATCCCGACCATCTCGCTGGTCCTCAAC
It contains:
- the BQ2027_MB2248C gene encoding Putative hydrolase gives rise to the protein MGTLQNMPTLTPTPSMAEKSGTRTPPESTPERKPAPPPTRAQRALLTLFKLCTLLICAVAIRSAYNPEPLLRLPDFFGKHKHKHKHPHRWDAGKPVFRTPDATLGWHKCPDNPANQTFYCAFFDAPLNWNEVEENPDEKDWRKWKGGDKVVDTARIFLRMYPATSPDRLGSMLFNPGGPGGSGNAFLYRLAEEFSNITEGRYDLIGFDPRGVNMTSPRMKTHDNAYAQALFKVANQPPVQEGDPTNPVNTSIPEQFDREYARLAKIQQLGETQFTLVRNFTTEKERKSVSTPFMVRDLAAIVDALGDKDRLLNYWGFSYGTILGAHFAAIKPERVGRLVLDGVSHSGDYTGSLEAWGQSSMTDTFKTYEQFFLECVKAGTARCALAERVPAKLDDETDEAYIPRAAFSLMIQTGEFLNALWKKPLVVKESKYGPGIVTAEQVSLALGQMLYQPVRWQGVAIALHEAMNGNATLARDYLPQPWHEALVADPEKARRLDTDNVFGEPVAETDSAIFSILCSDQPAINEDALGDLVHLSGDLLLKSPLAPLWMLIMTPCTKWADRPYERYPGPWTRKEGLRKPKNPILWIGNTYDPVTPLASAQRMVEGFGPDSSRLLVHDGRGHCTSAEPSLCTGKALSDFFVRGILPAEGTVCKAEEGFIFPDKNATLAVAGADAQLYDVLRRIAERQAEH